The DNA window CTTCCAACACTGCCCTTCGATTCGATTTCCGGCGGCGGACACACTGAATTCGTCTTCTTCCCCTTCTACAACACACTGCCACCACTCGACCAACCTACTAAACTTCTACTCAACTCGCCACAACACACTAACGCTGTCACTCTTACCGAACTTGTGTTCCATGTAAGTCTTTCCAAGCGAACATCATTTATTTTTCACGTAACGTAACCATTCCGTAAGCATATGGCGATCCATGAAACTGTGCAAACTGTGACGGGaaaaatcaatcaattggGGGTTGGTCGCGGCCTTAGAAGCCCTCCAGTTGTTGTAGGCACGTCCTATTGATTTTTAACACCAccggtggcagcagcagctaaaAGTTCAAGGTCCGACCCTAAAGGGGATTGCAGCGCTGGCCCTGAGGGTAGAGGACATCTCCAGGACGGCACTTAAAGGCCTCCAGGAACTCCGGCGAGTTGCGCAGTGTGGCGTGAGTCACCTGCCGCTtacggtcctgctgcagggcGCCCAGCTCGGAGCGGCAGTCCACGAGCAGGCTGGTAACGAAAAAGAGCCCCTTTAGGGACATCTTCGAGCGACCGGCGGCCAGAACCGCGTCGACTCTCTCCACTAGTTCCGCCCGGGTGGCGAGCCACTGGCCGTAACCACTTAGCGCTTGCCTTTGGGCGAACAGGCCCAGAAGCAGATCAATGGCGTTCGTCTGTCCGCCTACGCACTGTTGGAAGATGGCAAAGCGCCTCTCGGAGTCCGAGCTCCGCCAGGCTCCTTGCGTACGGGAGCTGCTGCCTGCGGCTACAAGGCTTCGCGAGAAGAACTCCCCCAGTAGGAGGTAGTTGAGCGGCGTGCTTAGGTTGTGCTGCCCTAGGAACGCATTTACTGGAGCGAACACCTGGGCGTAGCGACGCACCTGCTCGGCGGACTGGGAGACCGAACGTCGCGTGCGCTGAATCTTGCGCAGCTTCTCCAGGTTGCGGTAGAGGCTCCGCCGACCCAACAAAATCGAGTGGTATGCCGCGTCCAACCGCTCATCTCCGTACAGCGTAGTGTGCATTATGTTACCCAAAAACTGCCTCGAGCTCTGCCTCGAGATCTCATCGATCCACACACTGCCGCCTAGCTGGTCCGTGAAGGCCTTTCCCAGCGCCAAGTACATTTGGGCCAGTTCGACGCGATTTGCCGTAACACGTTGCACCATGTGGGCGTAAAGGTCCCCGGCGTAGGTCTCCGCTAACTGGTGGCAGTCTGAATCCACGATGTCTAATAAGGGGAGGAAAACAAGTGAAATACTGAGTTTTCTAAGAGTTTCAACTTCAAGAGTTCAGTCCTATTTTAAAGCTAAGTTTAATagcttttataaaaaaagtTAGAACTCATTTGGAAAAACTCACCCATCAAGTAGTCCGTCCATATCCAATTAAGAAGACGAACCATGCTTGTGTTTTGGAGCAGCGTGAAGTACTCAACCAGTCTGGGCAGTTGTTTGACCACAATGGTGTCGCTGGCTTGTGGCGTTTTGCCGCCTAGCAACTTACGGAAGTAGCCATCCCAGTCCAGTCTGATCACCGAGGAGTTTCCGAAGACGGTGCGCTTAAAGTTTCCATAGGTAAACTCCACTTGATCCTCGATGTGATCCGCCTTAACAATGTCCCGTCTATTGCGCTCCAAGCTGAGCACTTCGAGGGCGGTCACGTGGGCGCGGCTCTGTTCTATCCCGAAGCTTTGCAGGACTTCGCCCACCCGCTGCTCGAATTTTCTTAGAGTGTTCCGGCGCGTGGAGTCGGGTTGCAGTACCACAAGTCGCTTGTTGGACTGCATGGTGACCGACGTCTCGAAGAAATAGGGCGCACCCACCTCGTGGAAGTACCCAAGAACTCTCAGCCAGCTTTGGGTTTGGTTGGTCCGCTGACTGGCATTGACCTTGTTCGGTTCCAAGACAGGCCAGCCCCCACTCTGCCTGTACAACTGAGACCCCTTGAGCGCCTCCACGCCACGCCCGCTCTCGCAGGACTTGAAGAAGTTAATCAGCTGGAGTTCCATGTCCATCAGCTGCCCCACGTCCGTCTCCTTAAGCAAGCCTTGGAATCGCTGCCTGCCAGTCTCGCTGAGGTTGGCGCTGTGCGAGCAGACATAACCGTAGAAGTCCTGGCAGGGCTGCTTGCTGGTGTCGAGATACTGCTCTAGGTTGTGAGAGAAGCTCAACAATTCGGTTTCCGCCCTGAGCAGATCGTCCTGGCCGGAGGCGATGCCAGCTATCCACAGGACGGCCAGTGCTTTTGAAATCATTTCTCCGGGGTGCTGGCTCTGTGGTCGCTCGAATCAAAATGAGGCCGTCGCCGTTTGCCGTTTGTGCCGAAGGTAGTGGGCCTTGTTTTCTTCTTAGAGGTCGGAACAGCAAAAGGTCGCTCTCAATGCAGCGGCGCACTTCCGTGCTTCTGCTGCCAGACTGCGGCTTAGACACACTAGATCCCAACTAATCGGTTTCCCATTTGTTTTCCCTGCCAGTGACAGTGGTGCTGGAATGAAAATGTAAATCACTCGGAATGATAACCCGCTAGGCGATAACGAGCCAAGCTGAGAGGCGTGCTTTTA is part of the Drosophila sechellia strain sech25 chromosome 3R, ASM438219v1, whole genome shotgun sequence genome and encodes:
- the LOC6613803 gene encoding uncharacterized protein LOC6613803; the encoded protein is MISKALAVLWIAGIASGQDDLLRAETELLSFSHNLEQYLDTSKQPCQDFYGYVCSHSANLSETGRQRFQGLLKETDVGQLMDMELQLINFFKSCESGRGVEALKGSQLYRQSGGWPVLEPNKVNASQRTNQTQSWLRVLGYFHEVGAPYFFETSVTMQSNKRLVVLQPDSTRRNTLRKFEQRVGEVLQSFGIEQSRAHVTALEVLSLERNRRDIVKADHIEDQVEFTYGNFKRTVFGNSSVIRLDWDGYFRKLLGGKTPQASDTIVVKQLPRLVEYFTLLQNTSMVRLLNWIWTDYLMDIVDSDCHQLAETYAGDLYAHMVQRVTANRVELAQMYLALGKAFTDQLGGSVWIDEISRQSSRQFLGNIMHTTLYGDERLDAAYHSILLGRRSLYRNLEKLRKIQRTRRSVSQSAEQVRRYAQVFAPVNAFLGQHNLSTPLNYLLLGEFFSRSLVAAGSSSRTQGAWRSSDSERRFAIFQQCVGGQTNAIDLLLGLFAQRQALSGYGQWLATRAELVERVDAVLAAGRSKMSLKGLFFVTSLLVDCRSELGALQQDRKRQVTHATLRNSPEFLEAFKCRPGDVLYPQGQRCNPL